In Deinococcus ruber, one genomic interval encodes:
- a CDS encoding DUF559 domain-containing protein, which translates to MPGLSQAIQHAEAQEDIGSVLAAQLDAAGLRYIREHRFLPPRKWRLDYFFPERQLAVELEGINHRKRDRYGRDLEKYNAAATAGLTLLRFTAVQVHDETALREIAAFLEVQL; encoded by the coding sequence GTGCCTGGTCTGTCACAGGCCATCCAACATGCCGAGGCTCAGGAGGACATCGGCAGCGTGCTGGCGGCGCAATTGGACGCCGCCGGCCTCCGCTACATCAGGGAACACCGCTTCCTCCCTCCGCGAAAATGGAGGCTCGATTATTTTTTCCCAGAGCGGCAGTTGGCCGTCGAACTCGAGGGAATCAACCACCGGAAACGCGACCGCTATGGGCGCGACCTCGAAAAATATAACGCCGCCGCCACGGCGGGTCTGACGCTGCTGCGGTTTACCGCCGTGCAGGTCCATGACGAGACCGCCCTTCGAGAAATCGCCGCCTTCCTGGAGGTGCAACTATGA
- a CDS encoding GGDEF domain-containing protein: protein MIEAQGRRVYVLLATLACLGQLGISGLDLVYGSGLRWDSLYGAVLCGALIPLLRKRLVPLHMVDYGLVAAASLGLAILLYGAYQHDEPPTPRMYFIGIFLFLAAYRVLPSWFANGYSAVLYAVFVVLTVVKRGDLTLVVELAMVVLLIMHLSMFGRRVTANRIELAIFERLARTDVLTGLENRRAMYERLDHAFNRGQHDAAVLLFDIDFFKAVNDQYGHPVGDEVLQAVAAILQRVNVHPYAVSRWGGEEFLVLLEAAMPQEAVATAQRVLAEIRIASMPHAIRLTASCGVACAKDATSVAAWLLCADEHLYAAKAGGRDRVHPVIFQEPPAA, encoded by the coding sequence ATGATCGAGGCGCAGGGGCGGCGTGTGTACGTGCTCCTGGCGACGCTTGCCTGTCTGGGCCAGCTCGGGATCAGCGGTCTGGATCTCGTATATGGATCGGGGCTCCGATGGGATTCGTTGTATGGGGCGGTGCTGTGTGGCGCGCTGATTCCCCTTCTCCGGAAGCGGCTTGTCCCGCTCCATATGGTGGATTACGGCTTGGTTGCGGCGGCCTCGCTGGGCTTGGCTATCCTGCTGTACGGCGCATATCAGCACGATGAGCCTCCGACGCCCAGAATGTATTTCATCGGCATCTTCCTGTTCTTGGCGGCTTACCGGGTTCTGCCTTCGTGGTTCGCGAACGGCTATTCGGCAGTTCTGTACGCTGTTTTCGTGGTGTTGACCGTGGTAAAGCGGGGTGACCTGACCCTGGTGGTCGAGTTGGCAATGGTCGTGCTGTTGATCATGCATCTGTCGATGTTCGGGCGACGGGTGACGGCCAACCGGATCGAGTTGGCGATATTCGAGAGGTTGGCGCGGACGGATGTGCTGACGGGACTTGAGAATCGCCGGGCGATGTACGAACGACTGGATCACGCGTTCAACCGTGGGCAGCACGACGCGGCGGTGTTGCTGTTCGACATCGATTTTTTCAAAGCGGTGAATGATCAGTACGGACATCCCGTTGGCGATGAGGTGTTGCAGGCAGTGGCGGCAATTTTGCAGCGGGTTAACGTTCATCCGTATGCTGTTTCGCGCTGGGGTGGGGAAGAGTTTCTGGTACTGCTGGAGGCTGCCATGCCGCAGGAGGCGGTGGCGACAGCACAACGAGTGCTGGCAGAGATTCGGATAGCTTCCATGCCCCACGCCATTCGGCTGACGGCGAGCTGTGGCGTCGCCTGTGCCAAGGACGCCACATCGGTGGCGGCGTGGTTGCTCTGTGCGGACGAGCATCTGTATGCCGCTAAGGCCGGGGGTCGCGACCGGGTTCACCCGGTGATCTTCCAGGAACCGCCCGCCGCGTAA